The Triticum aestivum cultivar Chinese Spring chromosome 6D, IWGSC CS RefSeq v2.1, whole genome shotgun sequence genomic sequence TACTCTAGTGTATTTCACAGGAATTTCATGGTCTTAATACGTCTAGTGTGTTCCATAAAAAAGTGTACGCAGTAGCAATCGAGAACAAACTGCATGATAGATGCATACGGCCGTGTGCACGAACGAGGTACACGTAACTAATCGCATGTGCCCTCCAAACGCGGCGTGGTCACGCTGGCGCGTCGCCGCCCTGCCGCGCGTCGCCACCTTGCTCCCGCCCGTTCCAGACTCTTCGCCACTCGCCACGACACCACCGAGCCGCCCCTATAAGATAAGCCACCGTCACAGACTCCCATCAGCTCAAAGCGAAACAGAAGAAGCACTCACACAGAGAAATCCAAACCACACTCGATCGTCGCCACTCTCTGCTGATATCACACCCAGGCTAGCAGCCATGATGGCTTCACGAGCCGCCACCGCGCTCCGCACGGCCGCCCTGCAGGGCTACTTCCGGAGGTCGGCCTCCACCGCGGCGGCGCACGCCGAGAGGCCCAAGGCGAAGCCCATGGGCGACTACGTGCCGGTGTACGTGGCGCTGGGGATGATCGGCCTGGCGGGGGCGCTGGGGCTGCACACGGCGCGGCAGCAGCTGGCGCACGCGCCCAACGTCTGGGTCGACAAGCGCAAGCGCGAGGCGGTGCCCGAGGTGGCGGACCCGGACCTCGCCCTCGACGAGGCCGAGCGCTTCGTCGGCGGCTCCGTGTTCCGCAAGGTCGCCCACGTCCAGGACGACCGCTCCCTCACCGCCGGCGTCGCCGACCCCGTCGCCGACTACCCGTACGACCACGCCGTTCCTCGTTCCTATCGATTGGTTATCACTTCCTGCGCGCAGAGTGGTGGTTTGATTGATGTACGTGACTGATGTTGGATAACTTGTGTTTCTCAGGGCGAGGAAGGCGGTGACGCTCAAGGACGTCGGCGTGGACCCGCCGGGGATCCCCGAGCAGAGCAGGGAGGGCGTCCTCGAcaggatcttcaagaagaacaccGCTTAATTTCGTAGAGGAGGGGCAGTCAGGACGCATCAGCTTCATTCCCTTTCTTGCGTTAACTAGCTAGCTTTGCGTTTCAATAGTCAGATCGGCTGCACTTTTTCTGGAAGCCGGTCGATGTTTCGCGAACGTGACACGTGATGGTGTTGTACATATGTATCCAGTCATCTCGAGAAGTATGGTTTGTTCATGGACAATAAAACTATGCttcttctttatttatttatttgcgcTTAGGTTGTAGAGTGCTACTGTTATGTGCTGCTGCACTGTCGGCGACTCCATTTCGCGAACAATTGAAAAAGGAAAGGATGAGAGGGTAGCTAGGCACAACCGCCCCATCCTTGTCAGCGAGCGAAAGAAAAAGAGCAGGGCAGCGAAAAACGGCCAGGGCGGAAAGGGCAGCAGCGAGCGAAAGAAAAAGAGGCGGAAAGGGCAGCAGCGAGCGAAAGAAAAAGAGCAGGGCTCGCATCCTTTTCGAGAGCTCGCGTCCTTCTCACGAACCCTACCGCCGCCCCGCTACTCCTCCCACCTCAGGCACCtccccctagccgccgccgctgcctcccacctcAGTCgcgtcccccctccccccccatCTCGTTCGGCCCGGGTGTGGAGGCGAGCTTCCCGAAGTCGGCGCTGGATTCGATCTGCAGGAGAGAGGGAGGTGTGGCAGCCGCCGCACACCCGCATCGCTCCGCGCCCCCTCTTTGCTCCACCATGCAGCCTCCTTCTTCCCGCCCACCTCCGGCGCAGCTCGTCGTAGTGGGGAGCAAGGTCTTCGTGGCGGGGTGGAGCTGCAGCGGAGGGAAGGATGCTGGACGGATCCGGCGCCTGTAGGCTGAAGCAGCAAGAGTTGGTGGATTTGGCGGATGCGGACGGGGTCGTTAACGGGGCTGGGGGCTGGGAGTTCGGGTTGGTTCACGGTTTGCCTTTTCATCCTCCCTATCTCACACACGCCTCCCCTTTTCTCATTGACGAGAGCTTCGGCTGCAGGGGCGCCACGAGGAATGGAAGGTTGAGTTCGTTTGATGGCCGGAGCAGCAGGAGCAACAGGTCAACGGTGGTCAATGGCTAACCtctatctcctctctctctccgtgGTTGAGAAGAAGgccaaatagaagaagaagaatttggCTCGAAAGTCCTGTCGAGGTGCCTGTAATGTCTCTATTTTCCTATTATATTCTCCACCACTCACATCTAAATTTGATAATATATGTTTTTTCCTAAACATGTAAGGATTTGTATTTACAGGTAGGAATTCTATACATTATGATGTATTGATTTATTTGGAGATTAGCCTTTTAGTATAGTATGATATTTTAAGATATTCACAAAAGGTGTATTTGATATGTCCACATTTATATAACTATGTAGCAATGCATATTTCATCTGTTTTCCTCACCGAATGAAGCACTTGTCTTGGAGATTAGGCAAATCCTAGAATGAAGCATTGATCAAAACAACTGTTATTGCCAACTATGTACGCTATGTTCCGGTTTATGCTCTGATGCACTTTCCCGTTCCTGGTCAGGGTACGATGAAATTAGGCAGAATGGCAAGATCTGTAGCATCTACTGTGAACACAAAGCGGAGAAAAGGGATTGCTTCCTCGTCCGGTAACCCAATTGTGTTGCTTTCTTTCGTTTTATTTCTCCATACATGCAAATTAGTTTATTCTGGAGCTTCTCCATAATAAGAGGTACCGTGCAACCTGCTTATGATATCAAAGAAGTAACATTTGCATGCATCCCTCCTGAACTCTACAATATTTCAGTTTGATATAGGCTGTAGTTAGACTTTCTGCTTCTTGAAATTGAACTTATAAAGGATGAGAGGGGAGCTAGGCACAACCGCACCATCCACGTGTATGTGAATAGTTCGGCGAGGGCGGAAAGGCAGCAGCGAGCGAAAGAAAAAGAGCATGGCGGCGAAAAACGGCGAGGGCGGAAAGGGCAGCAGCGAGCGAAAGAAAAAGAGCTGGGCAGCAAAAAAGGAACGAGCCAGCTCGCATCCTTTTCGAGAGCTCGCGTCCTTCTCACGAACCCTAccgccgccccgctcctcctcctcccacctatGTCGCCtccccctagccgccgccgcctcccacctcaGTCGCGCCCCCCCCCCTCGCATCTCGTCCGCCCCGAGTGCGGAGGCAAGCTTCCCAGCGGCGGCGCTGGATTCGATctgcaggagagagagggaggTGTGGCAGCCGCCGCACACCCGCACCGCTCCGCGCCTCCTCTTTGCTCCACCAtgcagcctcctcctccccgcccacCTCCGGCGCAGCTCGTCGTAGTGGAGAGCAAGGTCTTCGTGGCGGGGTGGAGCTGCAGCGGAGGGAAGGATGCTGGACGGATCCGGCGCCTGCAGGCTGAAGCAGCAGGAGTTGGTGGATTTGGCGGATGCTGACGGGGTCGTTGACGGAGGCTGGGAGCTCGGGTTGGTTCACGGTTTGCCTTTTCTTCATCCGTATCTCACACACGTCTCCCCCTTTTCTCATTGACGAGAGCTTCGGCTGCAGGGGCGCCACGAGGAATGGAAGGTTGAGTTCGTTCGACGGCCGGAGCAGCAGGAGTAAGGAGCCAACGGTTGTCAATGGCTAACCtctatctcctctctctctctctgtgtgtgtggggtTGAGAAGAAGgccaaatagaagaagaagaatttggCTCGAAAGTCTTGCCGAGGTGCCTCTAATGTCTCTATTTTCCTATTACGTTCTCCACCACTCACATCTAAATTTGATAATATATGTTTTTTCCTAAACATGTCGTGTACAGATCTAAGGATTTGTATTTACAGGTAGGAATTCTATACATTATGATGTATAAGAAAGAAATATCTTATTGATTTATTTGGAGATTAGCCTTTTAGTATAGTATGATATTTTAAGATATTCACAAAAGGTGTATTTGATATGTCCACATTTATATAACTATGTAGCCATGCATATTTCATCTGTTTTCATGATCGAATGAAGCACTTGTCTTGGAGATTAGGCAGATCCTAGAATGAAGCATTGATCGAAAGAACTGTTATTGCCAACTGTGTACGCTATGTTCTGGTTTATGCTCTGATGCACTTCCCGTTCCTGGTCAGGGTACGGTGAAATTAGGCAGAATGGCAAGATCTGTAGCATCTACTGTGAACACAAAGCGGAGAAAAGGGGTTGCTTCCTCGTCCGGTAACCCAATTATGTTGCTTTCTTTCGTTTTATTTCTCCATACATGCAAATTAGTTTATTCTGGAGCTTCTCCATAATAAGAGGTACTGTGCAACCTGCTTATGATATCATAGAAATAACATTTGCCTGCATCCCTCCTGAACTCTACAATATTTCAGTTTGATATAGGTTGTAGTTAGACTTTCTGCTTCCTGAAATTGAACTTACAAAGGATGAGAGGGTAGCTAGGCACAACCGCGCCATCCACGTGTAGGTGAATAGTTCGGCGGGGGCGGAAAGGGCAGCAGCGAGTGAAAGAAAAAGAGCAGGGCAGCGAAAAATGGCGACGGCGGAAAGGGCAGCAGCGAGCGAAAGAAAAAGAGCAGGGCAGCGAAAAAGGAACGAGCCAGCTCGCATCCTTTTCGAGAGCTCGCATCCTTCTCACGAACCCTAccgccgccccgctcctcctcctcccacctcagTCGCCtccccctagccgccgccgccgccgcctcccacctcaGTCGCGTCCCCCCCCTCGCATCTCGTCCGCCCCGGGTGCGGAGGTGAGCTTCCCGGCGGCGGCACTGGATTCGATCTGCAGGAGAGAGGGGGAGGTGTGGCAGCCTCCACACACCCGCACCGCTCCGCGCCCCCTCTTTGCTCCACCAtgcagcctcctcctccccgcccacCTCCGGTGTAGCTCGTCGTAGTGGAGAGCAAGGTCTTCATGACGGGGTGGAGCTGCAGCGAAGGGAAGGATGCTGGACGGATCCGGCGCCTGCAGGCTGAAGCAGCAGGAGTTGGTGGATTTGGCGGATTCTGACGGGGTCATTGACGGAGGCTGGGAGCTCGGGTTGGTTCACGGTTTGCCTTTTCATCCTCCATATCTCACACACGTCTCCCCCTTTTCCCATTGACGAGAGCTTCGGCTGCAGGGGCGCCACGAGGAATGGAACGTTGAGTTCGTTCGACGGCCGCAGCAGCAGGAGCAAGGAGCCAACGGTGGTCAATGGCTAACCtctatctcctctctctctctctctctctctctctgtggttGAGAAGAAGgccaaatagaagaagaagaatttggCTCAAAAGTCTTGCCGAGGTGCCTCTAATGTCTCTATTTTCCTATTACGTTCTCCACCACTCACATCTAAATTTGATATTATATGTTTTTTCCTAAACATGTCGTGTACACATCTAAGGATTTGTATTTACAGGTAGGAATTCTATACATTATGATGTATAAGAAAGAAATATCTTATTGATTTATTTGGAGATTAGCCTTTTAGTATAGTATGATATTTTAAGATATTCACAAAAGGTGTATTTGATATGTCCACATTTATATAACTATGTAGCCATGCATATTTCATCTGTTTTCATGATCGAATGAAGCACTTGTCTTGGAGATTAGGCAGATCCTAGAATGAAGCATTGATCGAAAGAACTGTTATTGCCAACTGTGTACGCTATGTTCTGGTTTATGCTCTGATGCACTTCCCGTTCCTGGTCAGGGTACGGTGAAATTAGGCAGAATGGCAAGATCTGTAGCATCTACTATGAACACAAAGCGGAGAAAAGGGATTGCTTCCTCGTCCGGTAACCCAATTATATTGCTTTCTTTCGTTTTATTTCTCCATACATGCAAATTAGTTTATTCTGGAGCTTCTCCATAATAAGAGGTACCGTGCAACCTGCTTATGATATCATAGAAGTAACATTTGCCTTCATCCCTCCTGAACTCGACAATATTTCAGTTTGATATAGGCTGTAGTTAGACTTTCTGCTTCTTGAAATTGAACTTATAAAGGATGAGAGGGTAGCTGGGCACAACCGCGCCATCCACGTGTATGTGAATAGTTCGGCAAGGGCGGAAAGGGCAGCAGCGAGCGAAAGAAAAAGAGCAGGGCAGTGAAAAACGGCGAGGGCGGAAAGGGCAGCAGCGAGCGAAAGAAAAAGAGCAGGGCATCGAAAAAGGAATGAGCCAGCTCGCATCCTTTTCGAGAGCCCGCGTCCTTCCCACGAACCCTACCGCtgccccgctcctcctcctcccacctcagTCGCCTCCCCCTagacgccgccgcctcctcccacctcagtcgcgtacccccccccccccgcgcgcacatCTCGTCCGCCCCGGGTGCTGACGCGAGCttcccggcgacggcggcggcgctggattCGATCTGCAGGAGAAAGAGGGAGGTGCGGCAGCCGCCGCACGCCCGCACTGCTCCGCGCCCCCTCTTTGCTCCACCACGtagcctcctcctccccgcccacCTCTGGCGCAGCTTGTCGTAGTGGAGAGCAAGGTCTTCATGGCGGGGTGGAGCTGCAACGGAGGGAAGGATGCTGGACGGATCCGGCGCCTGTAGGCTGAAGCAGCAGGAGTTGGTGGATTCGGCGGATGCGGACGGGGTCGTTGACGGGGGCTGGGAGCTCGGGTTGGTTCACAGTTTGCCTTTTCATCATCCCTATCTCACACACGTCTCCCCTTTTCTCATTGATGAGAGCTTCGACTTCAGGGGCGCCACGAGGAATGGAAGGTTGAGTTCGTTCGACGGCCGGTGCAGCAGGAGCAAGGAGCCAACTGTGGTCAATGGCTAACCtctatctcctctctctctctatggttGAGAAGAAGGCCAAATAGACGAAGAAGAATTTGGCTCGAAAGTCTTGCCAAGGTGCCTCTAATGTCTCTATTTTCCTATTACGTTCTCCACCACTCACATCTAAATTTGATAATATATGTTTTTTCCTAAACATGTCGTGTACAGATCTAAGGATTTGTATTTACAGGTAGGAATTCTATACATTATGATGTATAAGAAAGAAATATCTTATTGATTTATTTGGAGATTAGCCTTTTAGTATAGTATGATATTTTAAGATATTCACAAAAGGTGTATTTGATATGTCCACATTTATATAACTATGTAGCCATGCATATTTCATCTGTTTTCATGATCGAATGAAGCACTTGTCTTGGAGATTAGGCAGATCCTAGAATGAAGCATTGATCGAAAGAACTGTTATTGCCAACTGGATACACTGTGTTCTGGTTTATGCTCTGATGCACTTTCCCGTTCCTGGTCAGGGTACGATAAAATTAGGCACAATGGCAAGATCTGTAGCATCTACTGTGAACACAAAGCGGAGAAAAGGGATTGCTTCCTCGTCCGGTAACCCAATTGTGTTGCTTTCTTTCGTTTTATTCCTCCATACATGCAAATTAGTTTATTCTGGAGCTTCTCCATAATAAGAGGTACCGTGCAACCTGCTTATGATATCATAGAAGTAACATTTGCCTGCATCCCTCCTGAACTCTACAATATTTCAGTTTGATATAGGCTGTAGTTAGACTTTCTGCTTCTTGAAATGAATAATGGTAAAGCACCATGTTGGTTACATTAGATTTGTTTGCCAGCCTTCTCTAGAGAAATTAATACTAATGAACTACTTGCATGTTTACATAAATAGTCAAACAGAATTTAGCTGAAATGGAGAGATAGTTATTTGAGAAAACTGGAGCAGTAATGAAGCACATGATATGATGTTGTATTACTTACTGAGAAAATGTGAACAAACTATATATGTTCTTCATGTCATGGCATGAGTTAACTGTTTACCTATTCTTGTCTACAAGTCCGTCGTGGAGCAACCAAGAAAGGTTAATCCAACTTGTATGAACTGCGACGAGCTTTACAATGCCTTCATAATGCATATGAGTACCATCCATTGCTTAGCATACACGGAAGATGaaacatttttcttcttattttgcaGATTCATGTTTCGGCAGTGCCGTGGGGGCTGTCGAGGTAAGCTCCATTGACCCCCACCACGGCTTGCCCTTCCAAGCTTTCCTCCTCTCTGCCATCCACGCGGCCATCGGTGGTGCAGTAGGGGAGGCAACTCAGGTCAGGTGAGCAGCGGCAGAAATCCACGGTGTGTTGCAAAGAACCATGCTGAGGATGGCTCGATGCAATAAGCCATCATCTCGACTGGGCCTGTGGCCCCAGCGGGAGATGCCTAGGGCCGTGCCCATCGACCAGGGCAGGGGGTGCCTACTATGACATGGACGAGTACACCAAACTGATGTGAGCCGCCGCCAATCCTAGCCCGTCGCCAAGCTCGTGATGCTGGAGTGCTCCGCCCAAGTGTCTGATCTAGGGGCCAATTGGAAGGTAAGATGTCTGCTCTTCGATTATGCGATTATTTCGTTTTCCTGTATATTCGAAAATATGGACTTGAATTCTCTTATGTTATGATTCAGGCCAGTTTTGAAATAGTAAGGTTGACCGTATCTATTATTTTCAAAGAAAATATATGCTACAAAGATTCATAAGAAACTCTCTCGTGAGAGATCTACCATTAGGAATATTTCCATATGTTTACTTCTAATTCATTAGCATGTCCTTTTTTTAGTTCATTGCTGCCTCCTTTTCTTTATGTTAGCCTTATGATGCTTGTGGTGAATTGCATTTCACATGGCTAGATAAACTAAGATTAAAAAGGAAAACACGGTATTCTTTGACATAAGAGCATGATACCTTGGGTTCATTTGTGCAGACCAAGAACAAAAAACTACTTATGTTGCAATAGTTTCAGTGGAAGGTAGTTAGGTATTTATTTCATTGTTTTTAAGGCATCCTGCCTTAGACGCTTAGGCGATAAGGCGCCCTGGCAACGCCTTACAAATATGCCCGCCTTAAGCGCTTAGGCGTCCACCTTAGGCGCTTAGGCGTCGCCTAGGCGCTAAGGCGGGTGGTGCTCGCCTTAGGacgccttaccgccttaaaaacaaTGATTTATTTCACTATGCTGGGGAATATGCCTATTTATAGGATATTGCGGTGAGGTACTGCCACAGCTAAGTATCAAATATGCATTATGTTCGGATAAGCCTTCCCAAAACGTAGATCACTTTACAGGGATCGTTGCTTCTTTATTTGTATTGTACCACATCTTCCTTATAAAGAATACATTGCATGCCTTGCAGGACAGGTTTCCTTCTTCACTTTACCAGACTTCAAATGTACTATCTAGCAGACTAGCACGTGTGCATATGATGactccttttatctttgatgaagGTATTGGGATTTCTTTAGGGGAAATTGTAACAATGTTGTTTGAAATGGTAAGGAAAATGGTGCTTTTTTCCATTGTCATGTTTAACCGAAGTTCTGTTCTATTGTCATATTCAAAACTATGGTTCCTTGTTTGCAGTATCTTGAAGTGAGCAGAATTTGTATACTTGTTTTATAAGAGATCTCTTTGTCTAGAACTTGTGATATATGGCTGATGTCAATTTCATCTTTTTAGGTGCTTCTCAATTATAGGTGGAAAGCCTGGCATGGAGGCACATAGGCTGCTGATTATGTTTCTGGATTGGCCCTTGAGAAGGAGACCAAAGCAAACTTCAGCAGGTATCAGTTGTGCATCCTCTATTCCTTGTGTTTGTCTTCCTAGCTGACCTTGAGCATCTCTCCAAAAAAAAACCCTGACCTTGAGCATTGTACATTTTGGTAAATATAGTTAGTTACTTAGTTTACTAGCAGTTGCGATAGTCAGACCACTTACATGCTTAGCTGCCATTTAGTAATCAGTA encodes the following:
- the LOC123145410 gene encoding uncharacterized protein; translation: MMASRAATALRTAALQGYFRRSASTAAAHAERPKAKPMGDYVPVYVALGMIGLAGALGLHTARQQLAHAPNVWVDKRKREAVPEVADPDLALDEAERFVGGSVFRKVAHVQDDRSLTAGVADPVADYPARKAVTLKDVGVDPPGIPEQSREGVLDRIFKKNTA